The following coding sequences are from one Thermostaphylospora chromogena window:
- a CDS encoding C40 family peptidase encodes MNAARQHLGKPYIWGANGPNAFDCSGLVYYVLNQAGIKIGDNTAAGYQMSGKPISGPPQPGDIVFFGQPPTHCGIYIGDGKMIHAPHSGAVVEIDNVAGRSPITFRRFTA; translated from the coding sequence GTGAACGCCGCCCGGCAGCATCTCGGCAAGCCGTACATCTGGGGGGCCAACGGCCCCAACGCCTTCGACTGCAGCGGCCTGGTCTACTACGTCCTCAACCAGGCGGGTATCAAGATCGGCGACAACACCGCCGCGGGTTACCAGATGAGCGGCAAGCCGATCAGCGGCCCGCCGCAGCCCGGTGACATCGTGTTCTTCGGCCAGCCGCCCACCCACTGCGGCATCTACATCGGCGACGGCAAGATGATCCACGCGCCGCATTCGGGCGCCGTGGTCGAGATCGACAACGTGGCCGGCCGCTCCCCCATCACCTTCCGCCGCTTCACCGCCTGA
- a CDS encoding DUF1349 domain-containing protein, with the protein MTEEGISLPAFPAPLRTLNEPVAWRVEGDDAITLTAGPRTDLFTDPGGPDRFANAPALLGRLDGDFTLAARIEADLSSTYDAGVLLLYAGKDTWAKFCLELSPQGRPTIVTVVNRGVSDDCNSLSLDGAEDVRLRVSRLGGAYAFHAAVDGDFWHLIRYFALDGEPEVGFLAQSPTGDGLSVRFADVRYTAGRPAGLRDGS; encoded by the coding sequence ATGACCGAGGAAGGGATCTCACTGCCGGCGTTCCCCGCGCCCCTGCGCACGCTCAACGAGCCGGTCGCGTGGCGCGTGGAGGGCGACGACGCGATCACCCTGACCGCGGGGCCGCGCACCGACCTGTTCACCGATCCGGGCGGCCCGGACCGGTTCGCGAACGCGCCCGCTCTGCTGGGCCGTCTCGACGGCGACTTCACCCTCGCCGCGCGGATCGAGGCCGACCTGTCGTCGACCTACGACGCCGGCGTGCTGCTGCTGTATGCCGGAAAGGACACGTGGGCGAAGTTCTGCCTGGAGCTGTCACCCCAGGGCAGGCCCACGATCGTGACGGTGGTGAACCGCGGCGTGTCCGACGACTGCAACTCCCTCTCCCTCGACGGTGCTGAGGACGTGCGGCTGCGCGTCTCCCGCCTGGGCGGCGCCTACGCGTTCCACGCCGCGGTGGACGGCGACTTCTGGCATCTCATCCGGTATTTCGCCCTGGACGGCGAGCCCGAGGTCGGTTTCCTCGCCCAGTCGCCGACCGGCGACGGGCTGAGCGTCCGGTTCGCGGATGTCCGGTACACGGCGGGACGGCCGGCCGGTCTGCGCGACGGCTCCTGA
- a CDS encoding alpha/beta hydrolase produces the protein MAAEERGRSRIVSGAVTGFAIVAVVVTAVVTGAIALFVAATVSAVPALFLTCGFLASLAVLYGGIALVARWRWPPGRRRAARRIVFGAVGGALAVMFALTVIVPGGEPETSPSSPTVPGAELLRLPSGTTLEVLRLPARGAGGDKARTGAGRPPVIVLHGGPGVPDLAANARVFAPLAERGRDVYLYAQLGTGRSTRLTDVHDYSRDRDAADLEALRRRLGLDRVVLVGHSYGGALAAHYLALHPDRVDRLVLLSPGALDPEDRSGDLVSDRLDTGTRLRLYARLLTPRALIGYGLLQVDPEAAHAFLPDAEADARNDEVVNLIRPALHCPGARLGPAVRGTGFYAMQYPQSATASPPSDPRPRLAGLRAPALIVKGSCDYLSWRSAVEYRRLLPDSRLLYYERAGHNVHQDRPSDVVAAVSAFLDGRWPGGPVHEGVSPPAGYRGPP, from the coding sequence GTGGCAGCGGAGGAACGCGGCCGGTCCCGGATCGTGTCGGGAGCCGTGACGGGGTTCGCCATCGTGGCCGTGGTCGTGACGGCCGTGGTGACCGGAGCGATCGCGCTGTTCGTGGCGGCGACCGTCTCCGCCGTGCCCGCGCTGTTCCTGACCTGCGGGTTCCTGGCATCCCTCGCGGTGCTCTACGGCGGCATAGCGCTGGTCGCGCGGTGGCGGTGGCCACCGGGGCGGCGGCGAGCGGCACGGCGGATCGTGTTCGGCGCCGTCGGAGGCGCGCTGGCGGTCATGTTCGCGCTCACCGTCATCGTGCCCGGAGGCGAGCCGGAGACGTCGCCCTCCTCGCCCACCGTGCCGGGTGCCGAGCTGCTCCGGCTGCCCAGCGGCACCACACTTGAGGTGCTGCGGCTTCCCGCCCGGGGAGCGGGCGGGGACAAGGCGCGCACGGGAGCCGGACGCCCGCCGGTGATCGTGCTGCACGGCGGGCCCGGCGTTCCCGACCTGGCGGCCAACGCGCGGGTGTTCGCTCCGCTCGCCGAACGAGGCCGAGACGTCTACCTGTACGCCCAGCTCGGCACCGGGCGCTCCACCCGGCTCACCGACGTCCACGACTACTCCAGGGACCGGGACGCCGCCGATCTGGAGGCGCTGCGCCGTCGGCTGGGGCTGGATCGTGTGGTGCTCGTCGGCCACTCGTACGGCGGTGCGCTGGCCGCGCACTACCTGGCGCTGCATCCCGATCGGGTCGATCGCCTCGTCCTGCTCTCGCCCGGCGCCCTGGACCCGGAGGACCGCAGCGGCGACCTGGTAAGCGACCGGCTGGACACCGGCACCAGGCTCCGGTTGTACGCCCGCCTGCTGACACCGCGCGCCCTGATCGGCTATGGGCTGCTCCAGGTCGACCCGGAAGCCGCGCACGCCTTCCTGCCCGACGCCGAGGCGGACGCCCGCAATGACGAGGTGGTGAACCTCATCCGGCCCGCGCTCCACTGCCCGGGCGCGCGGCTCGGTCCCGCGGTGCGGGGTACCGGCTTCTACGCGATGCAGTACCCGCAGTCGGCCACCGCGTCTCCGCCGAGCGATCCCCGGCCTCGGCTGGCCGGGCTGCGGGCACCCGCGCTCATCGTGAAGGGCTCCTGCGACTACCTGTCCTGGCGTTCGGCCGTCGAGTACCGCAGGCTGCTGCCGGACTCCCGGCTGCTCTACTACGAGAGGGCCGGGCACAACGTGCACCAAGATCGGCCGTCGGACGTCGTCGCAGCGGTCTCCGCGTTTCTGGACGGGCGGTGGCCAGGCGGACCGGTGCACGAAGGAGTGTCCCCGCCTGCGGGGTACCGGGGACCGCCGTGA
- a CDS encoding nitroreductase/quinone reductase family protein, whose protein sequence is MSNDFNQQIIEEFRANGGQVGGPFAGARLILLTTIGARSGARHTTPVAYLPDGGDRILVIASAGGSPRHPDWYHNLVANPEVTVETGVFTYRARATVLTGEERDRAFARAVETDPGWAEYQAKAQGRVIPVVALEEIPAPPQTPASTFGEALKLIHDAFRREITLIRKEVAEAGPGLGAQLRINCLTLCRGVHHHHQQEDASMFPALRERHPELRSALDRLDAEHRAIAALLEEMQQILSAEDADRDHVLAEVDRLAAELEAHLTYEEEQLIPVIDGVPASEDTAD, encoded by the coding sequence ATGTCGAACGACTTCAACCAGCAGATCATCGAAGAGTTCCGCGCCAACGGCGGCCAGGTCGGCGGCCCCTTCGCAGGGGCGAGGCTGATCCTGCTGACCACGATCGGCGCGCGATCCGGAGCCCGGCACACGACACCGGTCGCCTACCTGCCCGACGGCGGCGACCGCATCCTCGTCATCGCCTCCGCCGGCGGCTCCCCCCGGCACCCCGACTGGTACCACAACCTGGTCGCCAACCCCGAGGTCACGGTCGAGACCGGGGTCTTCACCTATCGAGCCCGGGCCACCGTGCTCACCGGCGAGGAACGCGACCGCGCCTTCGCCCGCGCCGTCGAGACGGACCCGGGGTGGGCGGAGTACCAGGCCAAAGCGCAGGGACGCGTCATCCCCGTGGTCGCCCTGGAGGAGATCCCCGCGCCGCCGCAGACGCCCGCGAGCACGTTCGGCGAGGCGCTCAAGCTGATCCACGACGCGTTCCGCCGGGAGATCACGCTGATCCGCAAGGAGGTCGCCGAGGCCGGTCCCGGCCTGGGCGCACAGTTGCGGATCAACTGCCTGACCCTCTGCCGAGGGGTGCACCACCACCACCAGCAGGAGGACGCCTCGATGTTCCCCGCCCTCCGGGAGCGCCACCCCGAGCTGCGCTCGGCGCTGGACCGGCTGGACGCCGAGCACCGGGCGATCGCCGCCCTCCTGGAGGAGATGCAGCAGATCCTGTCCGCCGAGGACGCCGACCGCGACCACGTGCTGGCCGAGGTGGACCGGCTGGCCGCGGAGCTGGAGGCCCACCTGACCTATGAGGAGGAGCAGCTCATCCCGGTTATCGACGGCGTCCCGGCATCGGAGGACACCGCGGACTGA
- a CDS encoding L,D-transpeptidase family protein: MKALTVVGGLAGRGAMVAACSVSLTLLGCGIGGGPAAAATTRTASPGAAAGGSTAEPAILRQGDSGADVRAVQRRLAELGYWVGRVDGRYGPLTTQAVYALQKAAGLKRDGAVGPATRAALERGVRPAASSRRGRVAEVDLRRQLLLLVRDGKVEKVFNTSTGSGQVYFSQGVRKIAVTPKGRYRVYRQVDAWDPGPLGALYRPRYFNGGIAVHGFGSVPPYPASHGCVRVSLSAMDWIWKSPWLKVGSTVLVR, from the coding sequence ATGAAGGCTTTAACAGTGGTCGGGGGTCTCGCGGGGCGGGGAGCGATGGTGGCGGCCTGCTCGGTGTCGCTGACCCTGCTCGGCTGCGGGATCGGCGGCGGCCCGGCCGCGGCGGCCACGACCCGGACCGCCTCCCCCGGTGCGGCCGCCGGCGGATCCACGGCGGAACCCGCGATCCTGCGGCAGGGGGATTCCGGCGCGGACGTACGGGCGGTGCAGCGGCGGCTGGCGGAGCTCGGCTACTGGGTGGGACGGGTGGACGGCAGGTACGGTCCGCTGACCACCCAGGCCGTGTACGCCCTGCAGAAGGCGGCCGGCCTGAAGCGGGACGGAGCCGTGGGCCCGGCGACCCGCGCGGCCCTGGAACGCGGCGTACGACCGGCCGCCTCCTCCCGCAGGGGCAGGGTGGCCGAAGTGGACCTGCGCCGCCAGCTTCTGCTGCTGGTGCGCGACGGGAAGGTGGAGAAGGTGTTCAACACCTCCACCGGCAGCGGGCAGGTCTACTTCTCCCAGGGCGTACGCAAGATCGCCGTGACGCCGAAGGGCCGCTACCGGGTCTACCGGCAGGTCGACGCCTGGGATCCCGGTCCGCTCGGCGCCCTGTACCGGCCGCGGTACTTCAACGGGGGCATCGCCGTGCACGGCTTCGGCTCGGTCCCGCCGTACCCTGCCTCGCACGGCTGCGTGCGGGTGAGCCTGTCCGCGATGGACTGGATCTGGAAGAGCCCTTGGCTGAAGGTGGGGAGCACGGTCCTGGTGCGCTGA
- a CDS encoding N-6 DNA methylase: MTHDEATVAASDIARLAHVGRAAVSNWRRRYDDFPQPVGGTASSPLFRLVEVEAWLARHGKAFRVTPEERLWQRLRATVDDLRLGDAVAFIGALLLYVRREPERGRALATAEDRELGENLTRAIAGSVPELAGPRPDGVDAATVRRVVEIAAAEGHLAAFEFLCERYVDAYSRRLLVTPQDVADLMIELTGIKGGSLLDPGCGLGTLLVTAAGAAHATEVFGQEIAGAPARIAAARLLLRGCRARIAIGDSLREDAFPGLRADAVVCNPPFSERTWGYEELAGDARWEYGLPPRGESELAWVQHCLAHVKPGGYVVIMMPAVAAGRRSGRRIRGNLLRAGALRAVITVTEGAGASKQAPDLWVLRRPVAGERPAFQVLMIDAARDLSIAAPAWAAFRRDPDGSPDLPPGCRAVRVIDLLDDEVDVGPARHLSETVTVGGDYAAIRDRLSGAVTALAEAVPHLAVSAARREVATTTVGELVRTGAVTIRQAPLRMETGAGDRPVLTAADVRAGRGPSGRGTREAESVIVTPGDVVVPAAVGETAAVVVDEDDMPPDGQEVLLGPQLYLFRVDPERIDPYFLAGFLRVAGSTGVARASSASTRIDPRRAPVPRVPLDDQRRYGAAFRELATVESALRETYALGESLVRLGFTGVANGSLHHP, translated from the coding sequence ATGACTCACGACGAGGCGACGGTCGCCGCCAGTGACATCGCCCGGCTGGCCCACGTCGGCCGGGCCGCGGTGAGCAACTGGCGCCGCCGATACGACGACTTTCCGCAGCCCGTCGGCGGCACGGCGTCCAGCCCGCTGTTCCGCCTCGTGGAGGTGGAGGCGTGGCTGGCACGGCACGGCAAGGCGTTCCGGGTCACCCCGGAAGAGCGGCTGTGGCAGCGGCTGCGGGCGACGGTCGACGATCTGCGGCTGGGAGACGCGGTGGCGTTCATCGGCGCGCTCCTGCTGTACGTCCGGCGTGAGCCGGAACGCGGCCGTGCCCTGGCCACGGCGGAAGACCGCGAACTGGGGGAGAACCTGACCCGGGCGATCGCCGGCAGCGTGCCCGAGCTGGCCGGCCCCCGCCCCGACGGCGTGGACGCCGCGACCGTGCGGCGGGTCGTGGAGATCGCCGCGGCGGAGGGGCACCTCGCGGCGTTCGAATTCCTCTGCGAGCGCTACGTGGACGCCTACTCGCGCCGCCTGCTGGTCACCCCGCAAGACGTCGCCGACCTGATGATCGAGCTGACCGGGATCAAGGGCGGCAGCCTCCTCGACCCCGGGTGCGGCTTGGGAACGCTGCTCGTCACCGCGGCGGGCGCGGCCCACGCGACCGAGGTGTTCGGCCAGGAGATCGCCGGAGCCCCGGCGCGGATCGCCGCGGCCCGCCTGCTGCTGCGCGGATGCCGGGCGCGCATCGCGATCGGCGACTCGCTGCGTGAGGACGCCTTCCCCGGCCTGCGGGCGGACGCGGTGGTGTGCAACCCGCCCTTCAGCGAACGGACGTGGGGGTATGAGGAACTGGCCGGCGACGCGCGCTGGGAGTACGGCCTGCCGCCGCGCGGCGAATCCGAGCTCGCGTGGGTCCAGCACTGTCTGGCCCACGTCAAGCCGGGCGGATACGTCGTGATCATGATGCCCGCCGTGGCCGCGGGACGGCGGTCCGGCCGCCGGATCCGCGGCAACCTGCTGCGCGCGGGAGCCCTGCGCGCCGTGATCACGGTGACGGAGGGCGCGGGTGCCTCCAAGCAGGCGCCAGACCTGTGGGTGCTCAGACGGCCGGTCGCCGGCGAGCGGCCCGCCTTCCAGGTGTTGATGATCGACGCCGCGCGTGACCTGTCCATCGCGGCGCCCGCCTGGGCGGCGTTCCGCCGCGACCCCGACGGTTCCCCGGATCTGCCGCCGGGCTGCCGTGCCGTACGCGTGATCGACCTGCTGGACGACGAGGTGGACGTCGGTCCGGCACGGCACCTGAGCGAGACGGTGACCGTGGGCGGGGACTACGCCGCGATCCGGGATCGTCTCTCCGGGGCGGTCACGGCGCTGGCGGAAGCCGTGCCGCATCTGGCGGTCTCCGCGGCGCGGCGGGAGGTCGCCACGACGACGGTCGGTGAGCTGGTGCGGACCGGCGCGGTGACGATCCGGCAGGCCCCGCTGCGGATGGAGACCGGTGCGGGGGACAGGCCGGTGCTCACCGCCGCCGACGTGCGCGCGGGCCGAGGGCCGTCCGGGCGCGGCACCCGCGAAGCGGAGTCCGTGATCGTGACCCCCGGCGACGTCGTGGTCCCGGCGGCGGTGGGCGAGACCGCCGCCGTGGTGGTGGACGAGGACGACATGCCGCCCGACGGGCAGGAGGTGCTGCTCGGCCCGCAGCTTTACCTGTTCCGCGTGGATCCCGAGCGGATCGACCCGTACTTTCTGGCCGGGTTCCTGCGCGTCGCCGGAAGCACCGGCGTCGCGCGCGCCTCGTCGGCGTCCACGCGGATCGACCCCCGCCGCGCGCCCGTTCCCCGCGTGCCGCTCGACGACCAGCGCCGGTACGGTGCGGCCTTCCGCGAACTGGCGACGGTGGAGAGCGCGCTGCGTGAGACCTACGCCCTGGGCGAGTCCCTGGTCCGCCTCGGCTTCACCGGCGTCGCGAACGGCTCCCTCCACCACCCCTGA
- a CDS encoding ArsR/SmtB family transcription factor translates to MRNARHPAPDEISLTEVMAALSDPIRVGLVRLLADGAERGWGELRAPVAKSTLSHHLRILRDAGLTRTRQEGTRCYVRLRTEDLQARFPGLLPAVLAAARADDVGHHVTLAPPCRTTSAEARVSE, encoded by the coding sequence ATGCGGAACGCGCGGCACCCCGCCCCCGATGAGATCAGCCTCACCGAGGTGATGGCGGCTCTCAGCGACCCCATCAGGGTGGGGCTGGTCCGGCTGCTGGCCGACGGCGCCGAACGCGGCTGGGGGGAGCTGCGGGCGCCGGTCGCCAAATCCACGCTCAGCCACCACCTGCGCATCCTCCGCGACGCCGGGCTGACCCGCACCCGCCAGGAAGGCACCCGCTGTTACGTCAGGTTGCGTACCGAAGATCTGCAGGCGCGCTTCCCCGGCCTGCTTCCCGCGGTCCTCGCCGCCGCCCGCGCCGACGACGTGGGACATCACGTCACCCTCGCCCCGCCGTGCCGGACGACCTCCGCCGAAGCCCGCGTATCCGAATGA
- a CDS encoding SDR family NAD(P)-dependent oxidoreductase yields the protein MAGRFDGRVVVVTGAGSGIGRATAIAFAREGAHVLGVGRRAQALEETAREHPNIVVMPADLHAEKTPQAVIDTAVERWRRLDALVNNAGRFAMMPLAETEATRIADLFALNVTAPSLLARAALPHLRRNRGSIVNVSSVYGHRPGPGAAHYAASKAALEQLTRSWALELAGDGVRVNAVAPGPTESEALSASGLPPETVERIKREEAAAIPLGRRGEPDEVAAWILHLADPAAAWLTGQVLTVDGGLELR from the coding sequence GTGGCGGGACGCTTCGACGGCCGGGTGGTCGTCGTCACAGGCGCCGGATCAGGGATCGGCCGCGCGACGGCGATCGCCTTCGCCCGGGAAGGAGCGCACGTCCTCGGCGTCGGCCGCCGCGCGCAGGCGCTGGAAGAGACCGCGCGCGAGCATCCGAACATCGTCGTCATGCCGGCGGATCTGCACGCCGAGAAGACCCCACAGGCCGTGATCGACACCGCCGTCGAACGATGGCGGCGGCTGGACGCACTGGTCAACAACGCCGGACGGTTCGCGATGATGCCGCTGGCCGAGACGGAGGCCACCCGCATAGCCGACCTGTTCGCGCTCAACGTCACCGCGCCCAGCCTGCTCGCCCGGGCGGCCCTGCCCCACCTGCGCCGCAACCGCGGTTCGATCGTGAACGTCTCCAGCGTCTACGGCCACCGGCCCGGCCCCGGTGCGGCGCACTACGCCGCGTCCAAAGCCGCGCTCGAACAGCTCACCCGCAGCTGGGCTCTGGAACTGGCCGGAGACGGCGTCCGCGTCAACGCGGTGGCCCCCGGCCCCACCGAGAGCGAAGCGCTGAGCGCTTCGGGCCTGCCGCCGGAGACGGTCGAACGGATCAAGCGGGAGGAGGCGGCGGCCATCCCCCTCGGACGGCGCGGCGAACCCGACGAGGTCGCCGCCTGGATCCTGCACCTGGCCGACCCCGCCGCCGCCTGGCTCACCGGCCAGGTGCTCACCGTGGACGGCGGGCTCGAACTCCGCTGA
- a CDS encoding PAS domain-containing sensor histidine kinase, with protein sequence MDSVVDYEAVFAVLPVPFAVLTPDLTVVAVNNAYLEATNRTRADLLGRSIFTAFPANPAALEDPHAWGVEPLRASLERVVATGKPDTMPLVRNDIRTSDIPGTFQERYWSMINTPVLGPDGEVKLIVHRSQDVTRLLEQMRLIRGERGGAMESQIYAHVGELLDLNDRLKRAYREEQQTVSALHEAIEEQQRFLFDASHDLRNPIAGLLAEVEDALSDPQADPWRTLRTLHSNIERLNDIVADLLVLARLYTATPPTNELVDLARLVEEELQQHVPDAVVHTRLDQGVVVRASRIRLARVLANLVANAERHATSTIEIIVAAEPPDAVLEVIDDGPGVAPDEREKIFRRRYRAEESRRLDSGGSGLGLPIAREIAQGYGGDLYLADHPSGARFVMRLPLAV encoded by the coding sequence ATGGATTCAGTGGTGGACTACGAGGCGGTGTTCGCCGTCTTGCCGGTCCCGTTCGCGGTGTTGACGCCAGATTTGACCGTTGTGGCGGTCAACAACGCGTATCTGGAGGCGACCAATCGGACCCGGGCGGATCTGCTCGGGCGGTCGATCTTCACGGCCTTCCCCGCCAACCCCGCCGCCCTGGAGGATCCCCACGCGTGGGGAGTGGAGCCTTTGCGCGCCTCACTGGAACGGGTGGTGGCCACCGGTAAACCGGACACCATGCCGTTGGTGCGGAACGACATTCGAACGTCTGATATTCCAGGAACGTTCCAAGAGCGGTACTGGAGCATGATCAATACTCCCGTTCTCGGCCCGGACGGCGAAGTGAAGCTGATCGTCCACCGTTCCCAGGACGTCACCCGCCTCCTTGAGCAGATGAGGTTGATCCGCGGTGAGCGGGGCGGGGCGATGGAGTCCCAGATCTACGCTCACGTCGGCGAGCTGCTGGATCTGAACGATCGGCTCAAACGGGCCTACCGTGAGGAGCAGCAGACCGTGTCGGCCTTGCACGAGGCCATCGAGGAACAGCAGCGGTTCCTCTTCGACGCCTCCCACGACCTGAGGAACCCCATCGCCGGGCTGCTGGCCGAGGTGGAGGACGCGCTCTCCGACCCGCAGGCCGACCCGTGGCGGACGCTGCGCACGCTTCATTCGAACATCGAGCGGCTCAACGACATCGTCGCCGATCTGCTGGTGCTCGCCCGTCTGTACACCGCGACGCCTCCGACCAACGAGCTGGTCGACCTGGCCCGTCTCGTGGAGGAGGAGCTGCAGCAGCATGTCCCGGACGCCGTCGTCCATACGCGTCTCGACCAGGGGGTGGTGGTGCGCGCGTCCCGGATACGGCTGGCCCGGGTTCTGGCGAACCTGGTGGCCAACGCCGAGCGGCACGCCACCAGCACGATCGAGATCATCGTCGCCGCGGAGCCGCCCGATGCGGTCTTGGAGGTCATCGACGACGGTCCCGGCGTCGCTCCGGACGAACGCGAGAAGATCTTCCGGCGTCGCTACCGGGCGGAGGAGAGCCGCCGGCTGGACTCCGGCGGCTCCGGGTTGGGCCTGCCCATCGCACGGGAGATCGCCCAGGGGTACGGCGGTGACCTGTACCTCGCCGATCACCCCTCCGGCGCCCGCTTCGTGATGCGCCTTCCCCTCGCCGTCTAG